One window of the Shewanella maritima genome contains the following:
- the arfB gene encoding alternative ribosome rescue aminoacyl-tRNA hydrolase ArfB codes for MIQITNRVAINDNELEWQFIRSSGAGGQHINKVSTAAQIIFDINQSSLPEFYKQKLLAKADHRITKSGKIIIKCQQSRSQDFNRQLALEQFVSLVKSITIVPKARIATKATKASQRRRVDAKKQRGATKALRQKRVDY; via the coding sequence ATGATTCAGATAACCAATCGTGTAGCGATTAACGACAACGAACTAGAGTGGCAGTTTATCCGCTCTAGCGGTGCTGGCGGGCAGCACATTAATAAGGTGTCGACCGCTGCGCAGATCATCTTCGATATTAACCAATCTAGCCTACCTGAGTTTTACAAACAAAAATTATTGGCTAAAGCTGATCATCGCATTACCAAAAGCGGCAAAATCATCATTAAATGTCAGCAAAGTCGCAGTCAGGATTTTAATCGACAGCTTGCACTTGAACAGTTTGTGTCACTAGTGAAAAGCATCACTATTGTTCCTAAAGCCAGAATTGCTACCAAGGCAACTAAAGCCAGTCAGCGCCGCCGAGTCGATGCTAAAAAACAGCGCGGCGCAACTAAAGCCCTCAGACAAAAACGAGTTGATTACTAA
- a CDS encoding cell division protein ZapB: protein MMKNTFKLSLVCASIFALTACGSDDTDTTYLEEQIQTLEAQNEKLAKEKASVQAESDQYRDQAAELAATNDQLQEKAVGYISNFQEQCAEVGVSFDYENPNPDNPYINNGKTPDMLRALSALPAAAMPSQPADHEGRDNNTCTGCHSAQAPDQHFGENCTSCHTVAEPGPDPEPEPEPDPGAPGVATHPEGATDGDGWAAFDAYTGASAGTFYYAKDNASFLNAEYLNTRFGKMNTFYEWKESSNGTSDVKTACGMPNREHITTMFPDDGKSYELSEYSNFKGAATFITQREENGESIASAATFGPGMHKGEDGEFYVTMLITKNNTCKNLVNNNKGEIHYYEFDTRSNVKLGSPDLGARNAGARIQVSTDYAESELRSFDWFTPVYGGNGQTFDPTTVDWNTVGACSLSLKVEVIYPLG, encoded by the coding sequence ATGATGAAAAACACGTTTAAACTAAGCCTTGTATGTGCTTCTATTTTCGCGTTAACCGCGTGTGGTAGTGATGATACCGACACAACGTATCTAGAAGAACAAATTCAAACACTTGAAGCTCAAAACGAAAAGTTAGCTAAAGAAAAAGCAAGTGTTCAGGCCGAGTCAGATCAATATCGCGACCAAGCAGCTGAACTAGCTGCGACTAACGACCAACTGCAAGAAAAAGCGGTTGGTTATATCAGCAACTTCCAAGAGCAATGTGCTGAAGTGGGTGTAAGTTTTGATTACGAAAATCCAAACCCGGATAACCCATATATCAACAATGGTAAGACACCAGATATGCTACGTGCTTTATCTGCATTACCAGCAGCTGCAATGCCAAGCCAGCCAGCAGACCACGAAGGTCGTGACAACAACACTTGTACGGGTTGTCACTCAGCTCAAGCTCCTGATCAACACTTTGGTGAAAACTGCACAAGTTGCCACACTGTTGCAGAGCCAGGCCCAGACCCTGAGCCAGAACCAGAGCCAGATCCAGGTGCACCAGGTGTTGCAACCCACCCTGAAGGCGCAACAGATGGCGACGGATGGGCAGCATTTGATGCATACACTGGCGCAAGTGCGGGCACCTTCTACTACGCTAAAGACAATGCATCTTTCCTAAATGCCGAGTACCTAAATACTCGCTTTGGTAAGATGAATACTTTCTATGAGTGGAAGGAATCAAGCAACGGCACAAGCGATGTTAAGACCGCCTGTGGTATGCCAAATCGCGAGCACATCACTACAATGTTCCCTGATGACGGCAAGTCATACGAGCTATCTGAGTACAGTAACTTCAAGGGTGCAGCTACCTTTATCACTCAACGTGAAGAAAATGGCGAATCAATTGCAAGTGCTGCAACATTTGGCCCAGGTATGCACAAGGGTGAAGATGGTGAGTTCTACGTGACTATGCTAATTACCAAGAACAATACTTGTAAGAACTTGGTAAATAATAATAAAGGTGAAATCCACTACTACGAGTTTGACACTCGCTCTAATGTGAAGCTTGGTTCGCCAGATCTAGGTGCCCGTAACGCTGGTGCGCGTATTCAAGTTTCTACTGACTATGCAGAATCAGAGCTAAGAAGCTTTGACTGGTTCACTCCAGTTTACGGCGGCAATGGCCAAACATTTGACCCAACAACTGTTGATTGGAACACTGTTGGTGCATGTAGCCTAAGCTTAAAAGTTGAAGTTATTTACCCACTAGGTTAA
- a CDS encoding FAD:protein FMN transferase has protein sequence MKRIFLIVSAIGLLLSPQSYAEHLPRLKGKTMGNTYRVTWVGDYKDVEHMIDIRNQIEVRLAEINKSMSTWDKQSELSLINHSAQTQNIKLSSALAKVVTEAKRLGELTNGALDVTIDPLIQLWGFGADSQAPTKPSLDEVHQAMTKVGIGKITINGNQLSREHDGVRINLSAIAKGYGVDAIAEVLKENHINNFLVDIGGEVKVSGTRGNQPWVVGVEKPAAYAASPMVAVGLTDKAVATSGDYRNYFKQDGQHFSHIIDPKTGQPTPHQVVSTTVIHDSCMTADGLATALMIMPIKDSLALAEKMALPVMIIENRSNELVIHESSAFKQYLP, from the coding sequence ATGAAGCGAATTTTTCTCATTGTCAGTGCTATTGGTTTGTTGCTATCTCCGCAATCTTACGCAGAGCATTTGCCACGCTTAAAAGGCAAGACCATGGGTAACACCTACCGTGTCACTTGGGTTGGTGACTACAAAGACGTGGAGCACATGATTGATATTCGCAATCAAATCGAAGTGCGTCTCGCCGAGATTAACAAATCTATGTCGACCTGGGATAAACAGTCTGAACTAAGCCTAATTAACCATTCCGCGCAAACACAAAATATTAAGCTGTCGAGCGCCCTAGCCAAAGTCGTGACTGAAGCTAAGCGCCTAGGCGAACTAACTAACGGTGCATTAGATGTCACTATAGATCCGCTTATTCAGCTATGGGGATTTGGCGCTGACTCACAAGCGCCGACTAAGCCAAGCCTTGATGAAGTACACCAAGCCATGACCAAGGTGGGTATCGGCAAAATTACCATCAATGGCAATCAACTATCACGCGAACATGATGGTGTTCGCATCAATTTATCGGCCATCGCTAAGGGATACGGGGTCGATGCCATCGCCGAGGTGCTAAAGGAGAACCATATCAACAACTTCCTGGTTGATATCGGCGGCGAAGTAAAAGTTAGCGGCACCAGAGGAAACCAACCTTGGGTTGTGGGCGTTGAAAAGCCAGCAGCTTATGCAGCAAGCCCTATGGTGGCAGTTGGGTTAACCGATAAAGCCGTTGCGACATCAGGAGATTATCGCAACTACTTTAAACAAGACGGTCAACACTTCTCGCACATCATAGACCCAAAAACTGGCCAACCTACACCACATCAAGTGGTATCGACCACAGTTATTCATGACTCATGCATGACTGCGGACGGGTTGGCCACCGCTTTGATGATTATGCCGATCAAGGATTCGTTAGCATTAGCAGAAAAAATGGCACTGCCGGTGATGATTATTGAAAACCGCTCAAATGAGCTGGTGATCCATGAATCATCTGCCTTCAAGCAGTACCTGCCTTAA
- the aroQ gene encoding type II 3-dehydroquinate dehydratase, with protein sequence MTTQAKILLVNGPNLNLLGRREPGLYGNDTLNDVVERAEQQASNADVEFEHIQSNAEHELINAIHATDAQFIVINPAAFTHTSVALRDALVGVNIPFIELHITNVHAREPFRHHSYLSDKAVGVICGLGTKGYEFAMQAAIEHVTKLPKLSD encoded by the coding sequence ATGACCACCCAAGCAAAAATACTGCTAGTTAACGGCCCTAATCTTAATCTACTAGGTCGCCGTGAACCGGGTTTGTATGGTAACGATACCCTTAATGATGTCGTCGAGCGTGCTGAACAACAAGCCAGCAATGCTGATGTCGAGTTTGAACATATTCAGTCAAATGCTGAGCATGAGCTGATTAACGCTATTCATGCAACTGATGCGCAATTCATCGTGATTAACCCTGCCGCTTTTACCCATACAAGTGTCGCCCTGCGTGATGCTCTAGTTGGGGTAAATATTCCATTTATCGAACTGCATATTACAAATGTTCATGCCCGTGAACCATTTCGCCATCACTCTTATCTATCAGATAAAGCTGTAGGGGTGATTTGCGGGCTCGGCACTAAGGGTTATGAGTTTGCTATGCAAGCAGCCATCGAGCATGTAACTAAATTACCAAAGCTCAGTGACTAA
- a CDS encoding cell division protein ZapB produces the protein MMKNTFKLSLVCASIFALSACGSDDTDTTYLEEQIQTLEQQNAKLEKEKAAVQEESDKYRDENAELVASNNQLQDKAVGYISNFQDQCAEAGVSFDYENPNPDNPYVNNGNTPEMMVASSSLVGVFGAPEIPVDHNVGKDCTTCHSDGHDQGMACDSCHNHASTVPDPEPDPDPSVPGEPGKPTHPADGNWDGLTGASGPNTFYYNADGASFVNAEFLESRLGKMNTFYEWKESADGVSDIKQACGLPNREHITHKFPTDGKSYKLAEYSNFKGAATFITQREENGESIASAATFGPGMHKGEDGEYYVTLSIGKNNTCVNLVNNNAGEIHYYEFDTRSSVKKGSPDMGARNAGARIQVSTDYHETVLKGPDWSTPVYGADGQPFAPADVDWNTVGACSLTLKVETIYPLG, from the coding sequence ATGATGAAAAACACCTTTAAACTAAGCTTAGTTTGCGCTTCTATTTTTGCGTTAAGCGCCTGTGGTAGTGATGACACAGACACGACTTACCTAGAAGAGCAGATCCAAACGCTTGAGCAACAAAACGCTAAGTTAGAAAAAGAAAAAGCTGCAGTACAAGAAGAGTCAGATAAGTACCGCGACGAGAACGCTGAACTAGTAGCTTCTAACAACCAGCTACAAGACAAAGCTGTTGGCTATATTAGCAACTTCCAGGATCAGTGTGCTGAAGCTGGCGTAAGCTTTGATTACGAAAATCCAAATCCAGACAACCCTTACGTCAACAATGGCAACACGCCTGAGATGATGGTTGCCAGCTCTTCGCTAGTCGGCGTGTTTGGCGCACCTGAAATCCCGGTCGATCACAATGTAGGTAAAGACTGCACAACATGTCACAGTGACGGCCACGACCAAGGTATGGCTTGCGACAGTTGCCACAATCACGCCAGTACTGTTCCTGATCCAGAGCCGGATCCAGATCCATCTGTTCCAGGTGAGCCAGGCAAACCAACTCACCCTGCAGACGGTAACTGGGATGGTTTAACCGGTGCTTCAGGTCCAAACACCTTCTACTACAATGCAGACGGCGCTTCGTTTGTTAATGCTGAGTTCCTAGAGTCTCGCCTAGGTAAGATGAACACCTTCTACGAGTGGAAAGAGTCTGCAGACGGTGTAAGCGATATTAAACAAGCGTGTGGTCTACCAAATCGCGAGCACATTACTCACAAGTTCCCAACTGATGGTAAGAGCTACAAGCTAGCTGAATACTCAAACTTCAAGGGCGCAGCCACTTTCATCACCCAACGTGAAGAAAACGGTGAGTCAATTGCAAGTGCAGCAACGTTTGGCCCAGGCATGCACAAAGGTGAAGACGGTGAGTACTACGTCACGCTAAGTATTGGTAAAAACAATACTTGTGTGAACCTAGTGAACAACAATGCAGGTGAAATCCACTATTACGAGTTCGACACTCGCTCAAGTGTGAAAAAAGGTTCACCAGATATGGGCGCTCGTAACGCTGGTGCACGTATTCAAGTATCAACTGATTACCACGAAACTGTCCTGAAAGGTCCGGATTGGTCTACGCCAGTTTATGGTGCAGACGGCCAACCATTCGCACCTGCAGATGTTGACTGGAATACCGTTGGTGCATGTTCATTAACGCTTAAAGTAGAAACTATCTACCCTCTAGGTTAA
- a CDS encoding DUF3859 domain-containing protein, with amino-acid sequence MSKLKADVQIIQAGIFSQWDSQSTELPRFLKATVHVPAEIDIEFGFVTRIKKAKNQKLRYCIYHPDIPDADGNIRAPFDGEMYIKENDWRFYLGDTIWAPINNKTGNWRMTLELNGKVVADKTFKVHLPSELPAG; translated from the coding sequence ATGAGTAAGTTAAAAGCGGATGTACAAATCATCCAGGCGGGTATTTTCAGCCAATGGGACTCACAAAGCACTGAACTACCGAGGTTCTTGAAAGCAACGGTACATGTGCCAGCTGAAATCGACATCGAATTCGGTTTTGTGACTAGGATTAAAAAAGCCAAAAACCAAAAGCTCAGATACTGTATTTATCATCCAGATATTCCAGACGCTGACGGCAACATTCGTGCCCCCTTTGATGGTGAGATGTACATAAAGGAAAACGATTGGCGCTTTTACCTAGGCGATACAATTTGGGCGCCAATTAACAATAAAACTGGTAACTGGCGCATGACGCTAGAGCTAAATGGCAAAGTCGTTGCTGACAAAACCTTTAAAGTGCACCTACCAAGCGAGTTGCCAGCGGGCTGA
- a CDS encoding STAS/SEC14 domain-containing protein has translation MLYQINDIAPDVISLFVSGRLSTQDYLNKLQPLLEKSYQDSGKVKLYMEADVLLEGWDVSSLTGGDKVQFPAFDALVFVGGPDWVGNAVNLLAPFMQGEVAWFPLEQKQQAQQWIAEI, from the coding sequence ATGCTGTATCAAATCAATGATATCGCCCCAGATGTAATCAGCCTGTTTGTAAGTGGCCGATTATCAACGCAAGATTACCTAAATAAGCTACAACCCTTACTCGAAAAATCCTACCAAGATAGCGGCAAAGTGAAGCTGTATATGGAAGCTGACGTGCTGCTAGAAGGTTGGGATGTCAGCTCGCTCACTGGTGGCGACAAAGTGCAGTTTCCGGCATTCGATGCTCTGGTATTTGTTGGCGGCCCAGATTGGGTTGGCAATGCTGTCAATCTGCTTGCCCCCTTTATGCAAGGCGAGGTTGCCTGGTTCCCATTGGAGCAAAAGCAACAAGCTCAGCAGTGGATTGCTGAGATTTAG
- a CDS encoding FAD:protein FMN transferase has protein sequence MKSVIISSLTFSLIVSPLTLAQDLPRLKGRTMGNDYLVTWDDEHHSPKKMISLYQQIEQRLSNISSAMSTWDKQSELSQINQSIATTNITMSPELTHVVVEAKRLAELTQGSLDVTVTPLIQLWGFGEDSKARTQPSDAAIAHAMTQVGIDKISINGNQLTREHDEVRINLSAIAKGYGVDAIAEVLKENGINNFLVDIGGEVKVSGTKQDEPWVVGIEKPAAYAANPMTAIALTNKAVATSGDYRNYFKQDGKHYSHIINPKTGKPVPHQVVSTTVIHDSCMTADGLATALMIMPIKDSLALAEKMALPVMIIENQVDELVIHESSAFKQYQP, from the coding sequence ATGAAATCAGTCATTATCAGTAGCCTCACCTTTTCGCTAATTGTCTCGCCGTTAACACTGGCGCAAGACCTGCCGCGCTTAAAAGGCAGAACTATGGGTAATGACTATCTCGTGACTTGGGATGATGAGCACCATAGCCCGAAAAAGATGATTTCCTTATACCAACAAATTGAGCAGCGTTTATCGAATATCAGCAGTGCAATGTCGACCTGGGATAAGCAGTCAGAATTAAGCCAAATCAACCAATCCATCGCGACGACTAATATCACCATGTCGCCTGAGTTAACACACGTTGTGGTTGAAGCTAAAAGATTGGCTGAGCTTACTCAGGGATCGCTTGATGTCACCGTCACCCCATTAATACAACTTTGGGGATTCGGCGAAGACTCAAAAGCACGTACTCAACCATCAGATGCAGCAATTGCCCATGCCATGACACAAGTCGGCATAGACAAAATCAGCATTAATGGTAACCAGTTAACCCGCGAACATGATGAGGTTCGCATCAATTTGTCGGCCATCGCTAAGGGATACGGGGTCGACGCCATCGCCGAGGTGCTAAAGGAAAACGGTATCAACAACTTCCTGGTTGATATCGGCGGCGAAGTAAAAGTAAGTGGCACTAAACAGGATGAACCTTGGGTGGTTGGCATTGAAAAGCCTGCGGCTTATGCAGCTAACCCGATGACAGCAATAGCGTTAACCAATAAAGCAGTGGCGACGTCAGGAGACTACCGCAACTACTTTAAACAAGATGGCAAACACTATTCGCACATCATCAACCCAAAAACCGGCAAACCCGTACCACATCAAGTGGTATCAACCACTGTTATTCATGACTCATGCATGACAGCGGACGGATTAGCCACCGCTTTGATGATTATGCCGATCAAGGACTCGTTAGCATTAGCTGAAAAAATGGCGCTGCCAGTGATGATTATTGAAAACCAGGTTGATGAGCTGGTTATTCATGAGTCATCCGCATTTAAGCAGTACCAACCCTAA
- a CDS encoding class I SAM-dependent rRNA methyltransferase produces the protein MSLLSSLTNAITSRQQFLLSAEQSNTSCYRLFHGTVEGKQGLNIDRYGDAWLIQTFHQSLEQDELELITQELNKLIELPVVYNDRSKSNSRVQNQLVEDDNDIATTQTVMHENGIAFTTKLRHEGQDPLLFLDMRIGREYVRDNSQGKTVLNLFSYTCGIGTAAAVGGACKVTNVDFSSFALAAGKLNAELNNVSERCEFIQSDVFPAIRQLAGLNVGGRRNQRLPKYPKLTAQQFDLVFLDPPRYAKSPFGIVDLINDYQGLFKPALLATNSGGTIVCCNNVAKVDKDTWFNQLVRCVEKQGRQVTKAQWLDCHQDFPSFDGNHPLKIVALTLS, from the coding sequence ATGTCGCTCTTATCATCACTTACTAATGCTATCACCTCACGCCAACAGTTTCTGTTATCTGCGGAACAAAGCAACACCAGTTGCTACCGACTTTTTCATGGCACAGTTGAGGGAAAACAAGGACTTAATATAGATAGGTATGGTGACGCCTGGTTAATTCAAACTTTTCATCAATCGCTAGAGCAAGACGAACTTGAGCTGATCACTCAAGAACTTAACAAGCTGATTGAGTTACCTGTGGTGTATAACGATCGCTCAAAGAGTAACTCGCGCGTACAAAATCAGCTTGTTGAAGACGATAATGATATAGCAACAACACAAACTGTGATGCATGAAAATGGCATCGCCTTTACCACTAAGTTGCGCCATGAAGGGCAAGACCCACTGTTATTTTTAGATATGCGAATTGGCCGCGAGTATGTGCGAGACAACAGCCAGGGCAAAACCGTGCTAAATCTGTTCTCCTACACCTGTGGAATCGGTACAGCTGCGGCTGTTGGCGGCGCTTGCAAGGTTACTAACGTGGATTTTTCATCATTTGCATTGGCAGCAGGTAAACTCAACGCTGAGCTCAATAATGTCAGCGAGCGGTGTGAGTTTATTCAAAGTGACGTGTTCCCAGCTATAAGACAGCTTGCTGGGCTTAATGTTGGCGGGCGCCGCAATCAACGCTTACCTAAATATCCAAAACTAACAGCTCAGCAATTCGATCTAGTGTTTCTAGACCCACCACGATATGCCAAAAGCCCATTTGGTATCGTGGACTTAATTAATGATTACCAAGGCTTATTTAAACCTGCACTGCTTGCAACCAACTCGGGCGGCACCATTGTTTGCTGTAACAATGTCGCTAAGGTCGACAAAGACACCTGGTTTAATCAACTGGTACGCTGCGTTGAAAAGCAAGGGCGACAAGTCACCAAAGCACAATGGTTAGATTGCCATCAAGACTTTCCATCGTTTGACGGCAATCACCCACTTAAGATAGTAGCGCTAACGTTAAGCTAG
- a CDS encoding tetratricopeptide repeat-containing diguanylate cyclase — protein sequence MQLVKLFYRMEQEPDFVLERMQQLRNQWQFEQNLLFMALYHRTLHDIYVIKSDLEQAQQCADKMLALGNKHNERWIIAEAMTLNAILLARSGQGEAAFDKINIAIPLAEELHYHRLLSRALNARGVLYSRRLNYEESITDYQRAISYIEPGKNLAYLSKLYSNISVIYSRIKEWQEAIKYNERAIGIYLQGEHITNEHLVVLYTNGSQLYLEVDDLTKALNYSEKSVAVARKADSASLLTHGLWAQASILLRQERYGEARPLIEQCLELSEDFYDPTYYNRCLLEISKIEFAFAEYDSAITNAKAALKVFEQVKTTELVLETHQLLSEVYQAAEQYPLAIVHLKHFYEGTQQVLFENREARMLELQEQFENELKEEQIALLTAENSLKQADLERKQLNEKFWILVTVIISMAVAWLLQRYRSNTRHISKLSSTNKDLFHQSNQDALTGLYNRRYIEDWVATRLPDSKAPFYSVVILDADFFKRVNDTYGHAAGDIVLKTMANRLSAHFRDKDILARWGGEEFILLLALESSNLPKDILNRINKVIADTPIEAEGVSLDMTISIGATEPVSREQCVRDWHQLKVTADEALYQAKEQGRNCAVVAEITAEDVAKR from the coding sequence ATGCAGTTAGTTAAGCTGTTTTACCGCATGGAACAAGAGCCCGATTTTGTGCTTGAGCGCATGCAGCAGCTACGCAATCAATGGCAGTTTGAGCAAAACCTGCTTTTCATGGCGCTATACCATCGCACTTTGCATGACATTTATGTGATTAAGTCAGATCTTGAGCAGGCTCAACAATGTGCTGACAAAATGCTTGCTCTGGGTAATAAACACAATGAACGGTGGATTATTGCTGAAGCAATGACCTTAAATGCCATTTTGCTTGCCAGAAGTGGTCAAGGCGAAGCCGCGTTTGACAAGATCAATATCGCTATCCCGCTTGCTGAAGAACTGCATTACCACAGACTGCTATCGCGTGCACTAAATGCTCGTGGTGTGCTCTATTCACGTCGATTGAATTATGAAGAATCGATAACCGATTACCAGCGCGCGATTTCATACATAGAGCCGGGCAAGAACCTAGCTTATTTGAGCAAGCTTTATTCCAATATCTCGGTGATTTATTCGCGGATTAAAGAATGGCAAGAAGCGATTAAATATAACGAGCGCGCTATTGGTATTTACCTACAAGGTGAGCATATTACCAATGAACACCTGGTGGTGCTGTACACCAATGGTAGCCAGCTTTACCTTGAGGTTGATGATTTGACTAAGGCGCTCAATTACAGCGAAAAAAGCGTTGCTGTTGCCCGAAAAGCTGACAGTGCGTCTTTGCTTACCCATGGTTTGTGGGCGCAGGCAAGCATTCTGCTTAGGCAGGAGCGCTATGGTGAAGCGAGACCACTTATTGAGCAGTGCCTTGAGTTATCTGAAGATTTTTACGACCCCACTTACTACAATCGCTGCTTACTTGAGATAAGTAAGATTGAGTTTGCCTTTGCTGAATACGATTCCGCTATCACCAATGCTAAAGCCGCACTCAAGGTATTTGAGCAGGTAAAAACCACTGAGCTTGTACTGGAAACTCATCAGTTATTGAGTGAAGTCTATCAAGCCGCAGAGCAATATCCGTTAGCCATTGTGCATTTAAAGCACTTTTATGAAGGCACGCAGCAGGTACTGTTTGAAAACCGTGAAGCGCGCATGCTTGAACTACAAGAGCAGTTTGAAAATGAGCTAAAAGAAGAGCAGATTGCCCTGCTAACAGCAGAAAACAGCTTGAAACAGGCTGATTTGGAGCGCAAACAGTTAAACGAAAAGTTTTGGATTCTGGTAACTGTCATTATCAGTATGGCAGTGGCCTGGTTGCTGCAACGTTATCGCTCCAACACTCGTCATATTAGTAAGCTAAGTTCGACCAATAAGGATTTGTTTCATCAGTCTAACCAGGATGCGCTCACGGGGTTATATAACCGCCGCTACATTGAAGATTGGGTCGCGACTAGACTCCCTGACAGCAAGGCACCATTTTATAGTGTGGTGATTTTAGATGCTGATTTCTTTAAACGCGTTAACGACACTTATGGCCATGCCGCAGGTGATATTGTGCTCAAGACCATGGCAAATCGTTTGTCTGCGCATTTCAGAGATAAAGATATTTTGGCGCGTTGGGGTGGTGAAGAGTTTATTTTGCTGTTGGCATTGGAGTCGAGCAATTTACCTAAAGATATTTTGAACCGAATTAACAAGGTGATTGCCGACACCCCAATCGAAGCAGAAGGCGTATCGCTTGATATGACAATATCAATTGGCGCGACCGAGCCTGTTAGCCGTGAGCAGTGCGTGCGTGATTGGCATCAGCTTAAAGTCACGGCAGATGAAGCCTTGTATCAAGCTAAAGAGCAAGGGCGTAATTGTGCTGTTGTTGCCGAGATAACTGCTGAGGATGTAGCAAAGAGATAG